The following coding sequences lie in one Flavobacterium cyclinae genomic window:
- a CDS encoding alpha/beta fold hydrolase yields MKTTNFKNTKISYTDQGKGTAVVLLHGFLENQSMWKAFIPELVKKYRIITIDLLGHGETECLGYVHTMEDQADMVHHVLHELKIRKAVLIGHSMGGYIALAFAELYPDNVKGIVLQNSTSRADSDERKANRERAIIAVKQNYSAFIRMSIANLFSEDNRERLADIIEEVKLEALKTPHQGIVAALEGMKIRKDREVILHFAPYPIQLILGKKDPVLNYDDNLEQIEGTQVQLTTFEDGHMSHFENQTELLAVLSGFLKRV; encoded by the coding sequence ATGAAAACCACCAACTTCAAAAACACCAAAATCAGTTACACCGACCAAGGAAAAGGAACGGCTGTGGTTTTATTGCATGGCTTTTTGGAAAATCAATCGATGTGGAAGGCGTTTATTCCTGAATTGGTGAAGAAATACCGCATCATTACGATTGATTTATTAGGTCATGGCGAAACAGAATGTTTGGGTTATGTCCACACTATGGAAGACCAAGCCGACATGGTGCATCATGTGTTGCACGAATTAAAAATCAGAAAAGCGGTTTTAATTGGACATTCAATGGGTGGTTATATCGCATTGGCTTTCGCCGAATTGTATCCTGATAATGTCAAAGGAATTGTATTACAAAACTCCACTTCAAGAGCAGATAGCGACGAACGAAAAGCAAATCGTGAACGTGCTATTATTGCCGTGAAGCAAAACTATTCAGCTTTTATTCGCATGAGTATTGCTAATTTGTTCAGTGAAGACAATCGCGAACGTTTAGCTGACATTATTGAAGAAGTAAAATTAGAAGCTTTAAAAACACCACATCAAGGAATCGTTGCCGCTTTAGAAGGCATGAAAATCAGAAAAGACCGCGAAGTTATTTTGCATTTTGCGCCTTATCCAATCCAACTTATTTTAGGTAAAAAAGATCCAGTTTTGAATTATGATGACAATTTAGAACAAATCGAAGGCACGCAAGTACAACTTACTACGTTTGAAGACGGTCACATGAGTCACTTTGAAAATCAGACGGAATTATTGGCGGTTTTGAGTGGGTTTTTGAAAAGGGTTTAA
- a CDS encoding aminopeptidase P family protein, with amino-acid sequence MKYHQIDRNLYIKNRAKFTAQMKPNSVAVFNSNDIYPVSADSTLPFAQHRDILYLSGVDQEESILLLFPDAPYEHLKEILFLKETNEHIAIWEGEKLTKERAFEVSGIKSVIWLQDFHKTLKEIMAYADTIYINTNEHYRAVIETETREARFIKWWKENYPAHKVEKSNPILQRLRSVKESEELDLIQKACDITEKGFRRVLNFVKPGVMEYEIEAEFAHEFLRNRSKGFAYTPIIASGNNANVLHYIENNQQCKAGDLILLDVGAEYANYSSDMTRMVPVSGRFTDRQKAVYQAVLNVKNEATKMLVPGTLWKQYHVEVGKIMTSELLGLGLLDKADVQNENPDWPAYKKYFMHGTSHHMGLDTHDYGLLHEPMQANMVFTVEPGIYIPKEGFGIRLEDDMVIQEKGAAFNLMRNIPIEIEEIEAIMNS; translated from the coding sequence ATGAAATACCATCAAATAGACCGCAATTTGTACATCAAAAACAGAGCTAAATTTACGGCTCAAATGAAACCTAATAGCGTTGCGGTATTCAATTCAAACGACATTTATCCGGTTTCTGCCGATTCTACTCTACCTTTTGCACAACATCGAGATATTTTATATTTATCTGGCGTAGACCAAGAAGAAAGTATTTTATTGCTTTTCCCAGATGCTCCTTACGAACATTTGAAAGAAATTTTATTCTTAAAAGAAACGAATGAGCATATCGCTATTTGGGAAGGTGAAAAACTTACGAAAGAACGAGCTTTTGAAGTTTCTGGAATTAAATCGGTGATTTGGTTACAAGATTTCCACAAAACATTGAAAGAAATCATGGCGTATGCCGATACGATTTATATCAACACTAACGAACATTACAGAGCCGTTATCGAAACGGAAACTCGTGAAGCGCGTTTTATTAAATGGTGGAAAGAAAATTATCCTGCTCATAAAGTAGAAAAATCGAATCCTATTTTACAAAGATTGCGTTCAGTAAAAGAAAGCGAAGAATTGGATTTAATCCAAAAAGCATGTGATATCACTGAAAAAGGTTTTAGACGCGTTTTGAATTTCGTAAAGCCAGGTGTTATGGAGTACGAAATCGAAGCCGAATTTGCTCATGAATTTTTAAGAAATCGTTCGAAAGGTTTTGCGTACACACCAATTATTGCTTCTGGAAATAACGCAAATGTGTTGCACTACATCGAAAACAACCAACAATGTAAAGCAGGCGATTTAATTTTATTAGACGTTGGTGCAGAATATGCTAATTATTCAAGCGATATGACACGTATGGTTCCAGTTTCAGGTCGTTTTACGGATAGACAAAAAGCGGTTTATCAAGCGGTTTTAAATGTAAAAAATGAAGCTACGAAAATGTTGGTTCCAGGAACGTTATGGAAACAGTATCATGTAGAAGTGGGTAAAATCATGACTTCGGAATTACTTGGTTTAGGATTATTAGACAAAGCAGACGTTCAAAACGAAAATCCAGATTGGCCAGCGTATAAAAAATATTTCATGCACGGAACGTCTCACCACATGGGATTAGACACACACGATTACGGATTATTACACGAACCTATGCAAGCTAACATGGTATTCACAGTTGAACCTGGAATTTACATTCCGAAAGAAGGTTTTGGTATTCGTCTAGAAGACGATATGGTAATTCAAGAAAAAGGCGCTGCATTCAACTTAATGCGTAATATTCCGATTGAAATTGAAGAGATTGAAGCGATAATGAATAGTTAG
- a CDS encoding OmpA family protein produces the protein MKHLKLFAAALLFAGMSTQAQDSNNPWAISFGANGVDTKVSAVGNDSPKWIQLGNVSENWNILPSVSYLNVSRYVGDGFSFGVTGSVNKIDKMVYRVPGTGSTDMVVNPGDLSYYAFDATIKYSFMDMIGTKWFDPSLNIGGGYNFFGDASAGTVNGGVGITFWFSEQVGIQLQSVYKHSFDDNRVPDMDVPTHIQHFAGLTFKFGGKDTDGDGIYDKNDACPEEAGLPEFNGCPDNDKDGIQNSEDACPDEAGTKELNGCPDNDGDGIINSEDACPEDKGTKMMNGCPDADGDGVADKDDNCPTVAGAKENAGCPWPDTDGDGVADKDDKCPTVAGTVANNGCPEVSDDTMKKLNDYGKTILFNSGKASFQKQTIPVLQAMTAILKEYPTAKFSLEGHTDSTGSEASNQKLSEERAAAVKNFLIENGIDASRLTSKGFGETMPVDSNKTSKGKANNRRVEVKLVK, from the coding sequence ATGAAACATTTAAAATTATTTGCTGCCGCTTTATTGTTTGCAGGTATGTCAACTCAAGCACAAGACAGCAACAATCCGTGGGCAATCTCTTTTGGTGCTAACGGAGTAGACACTAAAGTAAGTGCTGTTGGAAACGATAGTCCAAAGTGGATACAATTAGGTAATGTAAGTGAAAACTGGAACATTTTACCTTCTGTATCTTATTTAAACGTATCTAGATATGTTGGAGATGGTTTCTCTTTCGGTGTAACAGGGTCAGTTAATAAAATTGACAAAATGGTTTACAGAGTTCCAGGTACTGGTTCAACTGATATGGTAGTAAATCCTGGAGATTTATCTTACTATGCTTTTGATGCAACAATCAAATACAGCTTTATGGATATGATTGGAACTAAATGGTTTGACCCATCACTTAACATTGGTGGAGGTTACAACTTCTTTGGTGATGCATCTGCAGGAACTGTAAACGGAGGTGTAGGAATTACTTTTTGGTTCTCTGAACAAGTTGGTATCCAATTACAATCTGTTTATAAACATTCATTTGATGATAACAGAGTTCCAGATATGGATGTTCCAACACACATTCAACACTTTGCTGGTTTAACTTTCAAATTTGGAGGTAAAGATACAGACGGTGACGGAATCTATGACAAAAATGACGCATGTCCAGAAGAAGCTGGTTTACCAGAATTCAATGGATGTCCAGATAATGATAAAGACGGAATCCAAAATTCAGAAGATGCTTGTCCAGATGAGGCAGGAACTAAAGAATTAAACGGATGTCCAGATAACGATGGTGACGGAATCATCAATTCTGAAGATGCTTGTCCAGAAGATAAAGGTACAAAAATGATGAATGGTTGTCCTGATGCTGATGGTGACGGTGTTGCTGATAAAGATGATAATTGTCCTACTGTAGCAGGTGCTAAAGAAAATGCTGGTTGTCCTTGGCCTGATACTGACGGTGACGGTGTTGCTGATAAAGATGACAAATGTCCTACTGTAGCTGGAACAGTTGCTAACAATGGTTGTCCAGAAGTATCTGATGATACAATGAAAAAATTAAACGACTATGGTAAAACTATTTTGTTTAACTCTGGTAAAGCTTCTTTCCAAAAACAAACAATTCCAGTTTTACAAGCAATGACTGCTATCTTAAAAGAGTATCCAACTGCTAAATTCTCTTTAGAAGGTCATACAGATAGTACAGGTTCTGAAGCTTCTAATCAAAAATTATCAGAAGAAAGAGCTGCTGCTGTTAAAAACTTCTTAATTGAAAACGGTATCGATGCTTCTAGATTAACTTCTAAAGGTTTTGGTGAAACTATGCCAGTAGATTCTAACAAAACTTCTAAAGGTAAAGCTAACAACAGAAGAGTTGAAGTGAAATTAGTAAAATAA
- a CDS encoding VPS10 domain-containing protein, protein MKQITILFLLIVQSAIAQNSLFNQVEAKNIGPTIMSGRVVDLAVNPKNPTEFYVAYATGGLWYTNNNGTSFSPVMDSAETVNCGSFTVDWNSGTIWVGTGEVNASRSSYAGVGVLKSSDKGKTWDNLGLKDSHHISRIWVNPSNLNEIVVAAVGHLYTTNKERGIYKSTDGGKSWKQTLFVAEDAGIIDLAVSKTNPKIMFAASWQKDRKAWHFDGDGEKSGIYKSEDGGNSWKLVTTKESGFPANEGVGRIGLAMFSENVIYAVLDNQNKRPKTVSKNKLTTMLSTPGADFMEISNKELNIALKESGFRDKYRAENIKNWVADNNMEPKEVLAVLSDANKALFETEVIGCEVYKSEDGGKSWKKTNQNYIDDMYYTYGYYFANISVDETNQNRVYIGGVPLLFSEDGGKTFTAISKENVHADHHVTWINPENLNHIINGNDGGVNISYDNGANWIKCNNEALGQLYAVNVDYQENYHVYGGLQDNGVWFGPNNYSHNVAWHQDGKYPYQELIGGDGMQIQIDSRNPNVVFTGYQFGNYYKINQKEGKFDYITPKAPNPETSGEKPYRFNWQTPILLSSHNQDILYMGSNFLHRSMNQGETWERISGDLTNGAKEGNIAFGTITTISESKFQFGLLYVGSDDGKIHVSKDGGVSWQLISGNLPQNLWVSRVVASSHKKERVYVTLNGYRNDNFDSYAFVSEDFGATWTSISNGLTQAVNVIVEDSANENILYVGTDNGLFISLDKGATWQDFSNGLPKVAVHDAVIQTKAKELIVGTHGRSIYKMDISKVQELTKEVLVKNLHLFKVNDRTKSERWGTQNYAWGKPSEPSQTISFYSNVDGIVNVSIANEFGMIVYDQKVEAKKGLNSFNFDYSMPKSVADNWNKKDKKIKIKAAENKKFYLAVGKYKLTISRDKFSESKLFEILSPKK, encoded by the coding sequence ATGAAGCAAATTACTATCCTGTTTTTATTGATTGTGCAATCGGCAATCGCTCAAAATTCGTTGTTTAATCAAGTGGAAGCTAAGAATATCGGGCCAACGATTATGAGTGGTCGTGTGGTAGATTTAGCAGTAAATCCGAAAAATCCAACTGAATTTTATGTCGCGTATGCTACAGGCGGACTTTGGTACACCAATAACAACGGAACTTCTTTTTCGCCAGTGATGGATTCGGCGGAAACTGTTAATTGTGGTTCGTTTACAGTGGATTGGAACTCAGGAACAATTTGGGTTGGAACAGGTGAAGTGAATGCTTCGCGTTCTTCTTATGCTGGAGTGGGTGTTTTAAAATCTTCGGATAAAGGAAAAACTTGGGATAATTTAGGATTAAAAGATTCGCATCATATCAGCCGAATTTGGGTCAACCCAAGTAATTTGAATGAAATTGTAGTCGCTGCTGTTGGACACTTATATACAACTAACAAAGAACGTGGGATTTATAAGTCAACTGATGGCGGAAAATCGTGGAAACAAACTTTGTTTGTAGCTGAAGATGCTGGAATTATTGATTTAGCGGTTTCGAAAACTAATCCAAAAATCATGTTTGCGGCGTCATGGCAAAAAGATAGAAAAGCTTGGCATTTTGATGGTGATGGAGAAAAATCGGGTATTTATAAGAGTGAAGACGGCGGAAATTCTTGGAAATTAGTAACCACAAAAGAAAGTGGATTTCCTGCGAATGAAGGTGTGGGAAGAATTGGTTTAGCGATGTTCAGTGAAAATGTAATTTATGCGGTTTTAGATAATCAGAACAAACGACCAAAAACGGTTTCAAAAAATAAATTGACTACGATGTTGTCAACTCCAGGTGCAGATTTCATGGAAATTTCGAATAAAGAATTGAACATTGCATTGAAAGAAAGTGGTTTTAGAGATAAATATCGTGCTGAGAATATTAAAAATTGGGTTGCCGATAATAATATGGAACCAAAAGAAGTTTTAGCGGTTTTATCGGATGCTAATAAAGCTTTATTTGAAACCGAAGTTATTGGTTGTGAAGTATATAAATCGGAAGATGGTGGAAAATCTTGGAAGAAGACAAATCAGAATTATATTGACGATATGTATTATACCTATGGTTATTACTTCGCGAATATTTCGGTAGATGAAACCAATCAAAATCGGGTTTATATTGGTGGTGTTCCATTATTGTTTTCGGAAGATGGTGGAAAAACTTTTACTGCCATTTCTAAAGAAAACGTGCATGCCGATCATCATGTAACTTGGATTAATCCCGAAAATCTAAATCATATTATCAACGGAAATGATGGTGGTGTAAATATTTCTTACGACAACGGAGCAAATTGGATTAAATGCAATAACGAAGCATTAGGTCAATTGTATGCAGTAAATGTCGATTATCAAGAAAATTATCATGTGTATGGTGGTTTACAAGATAATGGCGTTTGGTTCGGACCAAATAACTATTCGCACAATGTGGCTTGGCATCAAGATGGGAAATATCCGTATCAAGAATTAATTGGTGGCGATGGCATGCAAATTCAGATTGATAGTAGAAACCCTAATGTGGTTTTTACTGGATATCAATTTGGAAACTACTACAAAATCAATCAAAAAGAAGGCAAGTTTGATTATATCACGCCAAAAGCGCCAAATCCCGAAACTTCGGGAGAAAAACCGTATCGTTTTAATTGGCAAACCCCAATTTTATTGTCTTCACATAACCAAGATATTTTATACATGGGTTCTAACTTCTTACACCGTTCTATGAATCAAGGGGAAACTTGGGAACGAATTTCAGGCGATTTAACCAATGGTGCAAAAGAAGGAAATATAGCTTTTGGAACAATTACTACTATTTCAGAGAGTAAATTTCAATTTGGATTGCTTTATGTTGGTTCTGATGATGGAAAAATCCATGTTTCGAAAGATGGCGGTGTTTCTTGGCAATTGATTTCGGGTAATTTGCCTCAGAATTTATGGGTTTCAAGAGTTGTGGCTTCGTCTCATAAAAAAGAAAGAGTTTATGTTACTTTGAATGGGTACAGAAACGATAATTTTGATAGTTATGCTTTTGTTTCGGAAGATTTTGGTGCGACTTGGACTTCAATTTCAAACGGATTAACGCAAGCGGTTAATGTTATTGTTGAAGATTCGGCAAATGAAAATATTTTATATGTTGGTACTGATAATGGTTTGTTTATTTCGTTAGATAAAGGCGCAACTTGGCAAGATTTCTCAAATGGATTACCAAAAGTGGCAGTTCATGATGCGGTGATTCAAACGAAAGCAAAAGAATTAATCGTGGGAACTCATGGGCGTTCGATTTATAAAATGGATATTTCTAAAGTGCAAGAATTGACTAAGGAAGTTTTAGTTAAAAATCTGCATTTATTCAAAGTAAACGATAGAACAAAATCGGAAAGATGGGGGACTCAAAATTACGCTTGGGGAAAACCAAGTGAACCATCGCAAACAATTTCGTTTTATTCAAATGTTGATGGAATCGTGAACGTTTCGATTGCGAATGAATTTGGAATGATAGTTTATGATCAAAAAGTAGAAGCTAAAAAAGGATTGAATTCGTTTAATTTTGATTATTCGATGCCAAAAAGTGTAGCGGATAATTGGAATAAAAAAGACAAAAAAATTAAAATCAAAGCAGCGGAAAACAAGAAGTTTTATTTAGCTGTTGGTAAGTACAAATTAACCATTAGTAGAGATAAGTTCTCCGAAAGTAAATTATTTGAGATTTTAAGTCCAAAAAAGTAA
- a CDS encoding PD-(D/E)XK nuclease family protein, translating into MKTITFLDKLSQAILSQSDIELSNCLIVLPNKRAKVFLLESLKNQLEKTSFAPTIISIEDFIQDISGLRTIDSIELLFEFYEVYLSVTEKTKQKSFEEFATWAKTAIQDFNEIDRYLLDPNHVFSYLEDIEALKRWNLQPQDKTQLISSHLEFWAKLPLYYESFYNHLLKKGIGYQGLLYRQAVKNLIPFTTTISNQIYFAGFNALNQAEERIFKHLATENKAKIYWDIDAVFLNDSYHDAGLFIRKFKKEWKPFVNQDFEWVVNHFSEQKNIEIIGTPKSIGQAKIVGTIIEKIQTENSNLENTAVVLGDENLLLPVLYGLPESVDALNITMGYPSKNNPAQLLISKLFKLHSNAKQRNEKIYTFYYKEVLDILNHPLVEPYCKVEEVVKVINNNNFTFFSNQKLFSLFEEKYPNIENKFFELLFTRWDDSISCILANLNAILLTVKSHLSNDDAEEKVTKAFVYSVFKTINKLTNYHETYNQIESLQSLQSIYKQIIDLAEVTFEGEPLSGLQVMGVLESRVLDFENVIITSVNEGKFPAGKSQNSFIPYDVKKELGLPTYKEKDAIYCYHFYHLLLRAKNIWLLYNTDNEGIDAGEKSRFVTQLEIEKQPKHNITSTIYNAVLPEKAYEPVTIPKTDKILTRLHEIATDKGFSPSSLTNYIRNPLQFYMQRILRINEAEEVEENIAVNTLGTIIHNALEELYKPYLNQYLALHHIEAMEAKIDDVILKHFKEIYKEGEITKGKNLLAFEVAKRNVYNFLQMEKKDIEEGQAIKVLLLEASLSCEIEVKSLPFPIKIAGKVDRIEEREGAIRIIDYKTGKVDGNSLKIQDFGDLTSDIKNEKIIQLLCYALMFENHELKQNREVSAGIVSFKNMKNGFLPFGLGKGKDADIVISNEILDDFKAELEKLIVEIFNTEIPFKEKV; encoded by the coding sequence ATGAAAACAATTACTTTTTTAGATAAGTTAAGCCAAGCTATTTTATCACAATCTGATATTGAATTATCAAATTGTCTAATTGTTTTACCTAATAAAAGAGCCAAAGTATTTCTTTTAGAAAGTCTTAAAAATCAATTAGAAAAAACTTCGTTTGCTCCTACAATCATCAGTATTGAAGATTTTATTCAAGATATTTCAGGTTTGCGTACGATCGATTCAATTGAATTGTTATTCGAATTCTATGAAGTCTATCTTTCCGTTACCGAAAAAACCAAACAAAAATCGTTTGAAGAATTCGCCACTTGGGCAAAAACAGCTATTCAAGATTTTAATGAAATCGATCGCTATTTGTTAGATCCAAATCATGTTTTTTCCTATTTAGAAGATATTGAAGCATTAAAAAGATGGAATTTACAACCCCAAGATAAAACACAATTAATTTCATCTCATTTAGAGTTTTGGGCTAAATTACCCTTGTATTACGAATCGTTTTACAATCATTTATTAAAAAAGGGAATCGGTTATCAAGGTTTATTGTATAGACAAGCAGTTAAAAACTTAATTCCTTTTACAACAACAATATCTAATCAAATCTATTTTGCTGGATTTAATGCCTTAAATCAAGCAGAGGAACGAATATTTAAACATTTAGCAACTGAAAATAAAGCCAAAATTTATTGGGATATCGATGCCGTTTTTTTAAACGATTCGTATCATGATGCTGGTTTGTTTATCCGTAAATTCAAAAAAGAATGGAAGCCTTTCGTAAATCAAGATTTCGAATGGGTTGTAAATCATTTCAGCGAACAGAAAAATATTGAAATTATTGGAACTCCTAAAAGCATTGGTCAAGCCAAAATTGTAGGAACTATTATTGAAAAAATTCAAACCGAAAATTCAAATTTAGAAAATACTGCGGTTGTTTTAGGTGATGAAAACCTATTGCTTCCTGTTTTATACGGTTTACCAGAATCGGTTGATGCATTGAATATTACGATGGGTTATCCGAGTAAAAATAATCCTGCGCAACTCTTGATTAGCAAGTTGTTTAAGTTGCATTCGAATGCCAAACAACGAAATGAGAAAATCTATACATTCTACTACAAAGAAGTTTTAGATATTCTAAATCATCCTTTGGTAGAACCCTATTGCAAAGTGGAAGAAGTGGTAAAAGTGATTAATAACAACAATTTCACCTTCTTTTCCAATCAAAAATTATTCAGTTTATTCGAAGAGAAATATCCAAACATAGAAAATAAATTCTTTGAGCTATTATTTACTAGATGGGACGATTCAATTTCTTGTATTTTAGCGAATTTAAATGCTATTTTACTAACAGTAAAATCTCATTTAAGTAATGATGATGCCGAAGAAAAAGTAACCAAAGCTTTTGTGTATTCAGTATTTAAAACGATAAATAAATTAACTAATTATCACGAAACCTATAATCAAATTGAAAGCTTACAGTCATTACAATCGATTTATAAGCAAATTATCGATTTAGCGGAAGTTACTTTTGAAGGCGAACCTTTGAGTGGTCTTCAGGTAATGGGTGTTTTAGAAAGCCGCGTATTGGATTTTGAAAATGTAATTATTACTTCGGTAAATGAAGGTAAATTTCCTGCTGGAAAATCGCAAAACTCATTCATTCCCTATGATGTGAAAAAGGAATTAGGTTTGCCAACTTACAAAGAAAAAGATGCCATTTATTGCTATCACTTTTACCATTTATTATTGCGTGCAAAAAACATTTGGTTGCTTTATAATACCGATAATGAAGGAATTGATGCTGGTGAAAAAAGTCGTTTCGTTACCCAATTAGAAATCGAGAAACAACCAAAGCATAATATCACAAGTACCATTTACAACGCCGTTTTACCTGAAAAAGCATACGAGCCCGTAACGATTCCAAAAACAGATAAAATTCTAACACGTTTGCACGAAATCGCAACCGATAAAGGGTTTTCGCCATCATCGTTGACAAATTATATTCGAAATCCGCTACAATTTTATATGCAACGTATTTTACGAATAAACGAAGCCGAAGAAGTAGAAGAAAATATCGCGGTAAATACGTTGGGAACTATTATTCACAATGCGTTGGAAGAATTGTATAAGCCGTATTTGAATCAGTATTTAGCATTGCATCATATTGAAGCGATGGAAGCCAAAATTGATGATGTGATTCTAAAACATTTCAAAGAAATTTATAAAGAAGGCGAAATCACCAAAGGGAAAAACCTGTTGGCATTTGAAGTAGCGAAACGAAATGTTTACAATTTTCTGCAAATGGAAAAGAAAGATATCGAAGAAGGTCAAGCTATAAAAGTTTTGCTGTTGGAAGCGAGTTTATCTTGTGAAATTGAAGTAAAATCGTTACCATTTCCAATAAAAATCGCAGGTAAAGTCGACCGAATTGAAGAGCGAGAAGGCGCCATCAGAATTATCGATTATAAAACCGGAAAAGTAGATGGAAACAGCTTAAAAATTCAAGATTTTGGTGATTTGACTTCCGATATAAAAAATGAGAAAATCATTCAGTTGTTGTGCTATGCCTTGATGTTTGAAAATCACGAGTTAAAACAAAATCGAGAAGTTTCAGCTGGAATTGTTTCATTCAAAAATATGAAAAACGGTTTTTTACCTTTCGGATTAGGAAAAGGAAAAGATGCTGATATTGTTATTTCAAACGAAATTTTAGACGATTTTAAAGCAGAACTAGAAAAATTGATTGTAGAAATTTTCAATACAGAAATTCCGTTTAAGGAAAAAGTATAA
- the kbl gene encoding glycine C-acetyltransferase produces MYGKIQQHLQNELATIKESGLYKKERIITSPQGAEITISTGEKVLNFCANNYLGLSSHPEVVQAAKDALDSHGFGMSSVRFICGTQDIHKELEQKIANFYGTEDTILYAAAFDANGGVFEPLLGEEDCIISDSLNHASIIDGVRLCKAARYRYENNNMEDLEQQLIKATEAGHRFKLIVTDGVFSMDGLVAPLDKICDLADKYDALVMVDECHAAGFIGATGKGTLEAKGVMGRVDIITGTLGKALGGAMGGYTTAKKEVIEILRQRSRPYLFSNSLAPSIIGASLKVFELLEKDTTLRDKLEWNTNYFKAGLRKAGIDFIDGDSAIVPVMLYDAKLSQIMAEELLKKGIYVIGFFFPVVPKDKARIRVQLSAAHTQEHLDKAIMAFTEVAKNLGIIK; encoded by the coding sequence ATGTACGGAAAAATCCAACAACACCTACAAAACGAATTGGCCACTATAAAAGAAAGTGGATTATACAAAAAAGAACGCATTATTACTTCACCTCAAGGAGCAGAAATCACCATTTCGACTGGAGAAAAGGTTTTAAACTTTTGCGCAAATAATTATTTAGGACTTTCTTCACATCCAGAAGTAGTGCAAGCTGCGAAAGATGCTTTAGATTCTCATGGTTTCGGAATGTCATCAGTACGTTTTATTTGTGGAACTCAAGATATTCACAAAGAATTAGAACAAAAAATCGCTAATTTCTACGGAACAGAAGATACTATTTTATACGCAGCTGCTTTTGATGCTAATGGTGGTGTTTTCGAGCCTTTATTAGGAGAAGAAGATTGTATTATTTCCGATTCATTGAATCATGCTTCTATTATTGATGGTGTTCGTTTGTGTAAAGCAGCTCGTTACCGTTACGAAAATAATAATATGGAAGACTTAGAGCAACAGTTAATCAAAGCAACTGAAGCCGGTCATCGTTTTAAATTAATTGTAACCGACGGAGTTTTCTCAATGGACGGATTAGTAGCGCCATTAGATAAAATTTGTGACTTAGCTGATAAATATGATGCTTTGGTAATGGTAGATGAGTGTCATGCTGCTGGTTTCATAGGAGCTACAGGAAAAGGTACATTAGAAGCTAAAGGTGTTATGGGACGTGTAGACATCATTACCGGAACGCTTGGAAAAGCACTTGGTGGTGCCATGGGAGGTTATACCACAGCTAAAAAAGAAGTGATTGAAATTTTACGTCAACGTTCACGTCCTTATTTGTTTTCAAATTCATTGGCACCATCAATTATTGGAGCATCATTAAAAGTTTTTGAACTATTAGAAAAAGACACAACACTTAGAGATAAGTTAGAATGGAATACCAATTATTTCAAAGCCGGATTAAGAAAAGCGGGTATTGATTTCATTGATGGAGACTCTGCAATTGTGCCTGTAATGTTGTACGATGCCAAATTATCTCAAATAATGGCAGAAGAATTATTGAAAAAAGGAATCTATGTAATAGGATTTTTCTTTCCAGTTGTTCCAAAGGATAAAGCACGTATTCGCGTACAATTATCAGCGGCACACACACAAGAACATTTAGATAAGGCAATTATGGCTTTTACAGAAGTTGCAAAGAATTTAGGAATAATCAAGTAA